One window of Phycisphaerae bacterium genomic DNA carries:
- a CDS encoding RtcB family protein yields VKHYLKEKGVTLLSASLDEAPWVYKDIDKVMAAQESLVRPVARFMPRLVKMSPPGDRPED; encoded by the coding sequence GGTCAAACATTACCTGAAGGAGAAGGGAGTCACCCTGCTCTCCGCCAGCCTCGATGAGGCACCCTGGGTCTACAAGGACATCGATAAGGTCATGGCCGCCCAGGAGTCGCTCGTTCGTCCAGTGGCCCGGTTCATGCCTCGCTTGGTGAAGATGTCACCGCCGGGGGACCGCCCGGAAGACTGA